The following are encoded in a window of Phragmites australis chromosome 22, lpPhrAust1.1, whole genome shotgun sequence genomic DNA:
- the LOC133904513 gene encoding uncharacterized protein LOC133904513: protein MLEAVILESQTLEAEVPKSQTLEAEVPKSQTLEAEVPKSQTLEAEVSESQTVKHDAKMPEAEIMGTGEKVPEAEIMGAGVKVERLGSGVEAPEAEIMGMGTKVPEAEIMGVGAKVPEMERLGSGVEVPEVEMLGFGAEVPKVEMLGTGVAVTLTIVTYDG, encoded by the exons ATGCTGGAGGCGGTGATACTGGAGTcacagacgctggaggcggaggtgccaaaGTCACAGACGCTGGAAGCGGAGGTGCCAAAGTCACAGACGCTGGAAGCGGAGGTGCCGAAGTCACAGACGTTGGAGGCAGAGGTGTCGGAGTCACAGAcagtgaagcacgatgcgaagatgcctgaggcagagataaTGGGCACGGGGgagaaggtgcctgaggcggagataatGGGCGCAGGggtgaag gtggagaggcttggctctggggtggaggcgcctgaggcggagataatGGGCATGGGgacgaaggtgcctgaggcggagataatGGGTGTAGGGGCAAAGGTGCCTGAGatggagaggcttggctctggggtggaggtgcctgaggtggagatgCTTGGCTTTGGGGCGGAGGTGCCTAAGGTAGAGATGCTGGGCACGGGGGTGGCCGTGACGCTGACGATTGTAACTTATGACGGTTGA